In Limosilactobacillus sp. WILCCON 0051, a single window of DNA contains:
- a CDS encoding SufD family Fe-S cluster assembly protein → MNQQLLSQVMASCVNAPDWLMKKRQLAVLLQERFKSTPAAEKIMAAWLANPSLAQLEQSVGEQTNADQVKAAGLHTTGWVNLPLFTAANAYPELLQENLMEKAISWQDSQLNAMHLALLNGGRFIYIPDGTIVKEPIELTVDCSLPNYHNLVIVGAGAQAAIVEHQTATGRQPAYFGTELLLGDGARVDYYQSNRFSAVQNHQAVRAYQAQHSVLNMYLALFDEHDLTTDFYANLDGQGGAAEIKMVTIASGQQVQDVQTQILNHGPHTVGNIVQNGVAKDKAVLNFHAVGKTERGAYGANSQQQSRILTLSDECKGEADPVLLIEENDVNAGHAASIGKVDADDLYYLESRGLSEHDAQVLLTRGFLLPVLNQFPDQKLREKLVDELAQRLEEKHE, encoded by the coding sequence ATGAATCAACAACTTTTAAGTCAAGTGATGGCCAGCTGTGTGAATGCACCAGACTGGCTGATGAAAAAAAGACAATTGGCGGTTTTGCTTCAAGAACGGTTCAAAAGCACGCCAGCCGCGGAAAAAATCATGGCTGCCTGGCTGGCAAATCCCAGTCTCGCCCAGCTAGAGCAATCAGTTGGCGAGCAGACAAATGCTGATCAGGTTAAAGCTGCCGGCTTGCACACGACTGGCTGGGTTAATCTGCCTTTGTTTACCGCTGCCAATGCCTATCCTGAATTGCTGCAGGAAAATCTGATGGAAAAGGCGATCTCATGGCAGGACAGTCAGCTTAATGCCATGCACCTGGCCTTGCTGAATGGCGGCCGCTTCATTTATATTCCAGATGGCACGATCGTCAAAGAACCTATTGAACTGACCGTTGACTGTTCATTGCCGAACTATCATAATCTGGTGATCGTCGGTGCCGGTGCCCAGGCAGCCATTGTCGAGCATCAAACCGCCACGGGCAGACAGCCGGCTTATTTTGGCACGGAACTGCTTTTAGGCGATGGCGCGCGGGTCGACTACTATCAGTCCAACCGCTTTTCGGCTGTGCAGAATCATCAGGCAGTCAGGGCCTATCAAGCACAGCATTCAGTTTTGAATATGTATCTGGCCTTGTTTGATGAGCATGATTTGACGACCGATTTTTATGCCAATCTGGATGGTCAAGGCGGAGCAGCCGAGATCAAAATGGTTACGATTGCCAGTGGTCAGCAGGTCCAAGACGTTCAGACACAGATTCTTAATCATGGTCCGCATACGGTCGGTAATATCGTCCAAAACGGCGTGGCTAAGGATAAGGCTGTTTTAAATTTTCATGCAGTTGGCAAAACCGAGCGTGGGGCATATGGCGCCAACTCGCAACAGCAGAGCCGCATTCTGACGCTTTCTGATGAGTGCAAAGGCGAGGCGGATCCCGTGCTGCTGATTGAAGAAAATGACGTTAATGCCGGGCACGCTGCCAGTATCGGCAAGGTTGACGCGGATGATCTCTATTATCTGGAATCGCGCGGCCTCAGTGAGCATGACGCGCAGGTACTGCTGACGCGGGGCTTTTTACTGCCGGTTTTAAATCAGTTCCCGGATCAAAAGCTGCGGGAAAAGCTGGTTGATGAACTGGCGCAAAGATTGGAGGAAAAGCATGAGTGA